From a single Sediminibacterium sp. KACHI17 genomic region:
- a CDS encoding polymer-forming cytoskeletal protein, translating to MNKFREQLLHDPNTNFGNQSFSEEKLVITKSTNVSGVLDSENDIVLDGNFTGVLYSKKTVHITPSGVMNGVIICNDIKVEGEFEGSVFGLRVNLCKDSVLKGNIHCTIINTEMNQYVDANIKLISLETSAFESSSMDLYTHLKEIFGKNNKDNNYLNIFQEKMSQVKPSNKFYHQTIYVAPNPPSTESQEDNNLTETDPS from the coding sequence ATGAACAAGTTCAGAGAGCAGCTATTGCATGACCCCAATACCAATTTTGGCAATCAGTCTTTTTCTGAAGAAAAACTGGTGATCACCAAGTCTACCAATGTATCAGGTGTGCTGGATTCAGAGAATGATATTGTATTGGATGGCAATTTCACCGGAGTGTTGTACAGCAAGAAAACAGTACACATCACTCCTTCAGGTGTGATGAATGGGGTGATTATCTGTAATGATATCAAAGTAGAAGGTGAATTCGAAGGCTCTGTATTTGGTCTCAGAGTCAATCTTTGTAAAGACTCTGTGTTAAAAGGAAATATCCATTGTACCATCATCAATACTGAAATGAACCAGTATGTGGATGCCAATATCAAATTGATCAGTCTGGAGACCAGTGCATTTGAATCCAGCTCAATGGATCTGTATACCCATCTGAAAGAAATATTTGGCAAGAACAATAAGGACAATAACTACCTGAATATTTTCCAGGAGAAAATGTCACAGGTAAAACCTTCGAATAAGTTTTATCATCAAACGATTTATGTAGCTCCGAATCCTCCTTCTACCGAAAGTCAGGAGGATAATAACCTGACCGAAACGGATCCATCATAA
- a CDS encoding sigma-70 family RNA polymerase sigma factor, translating into MHFEKYSHINDTELLERFYTDGNNEWLGILLERYTFLLLGVCMKYLKNEEEAKDAVQQIFLKAITELAKYKVAYIKSWLYMVAKNHCLMKLRDKHVFVSADAHEELTSTETDKQSLLDKEHSLGLLEQALQELNEEQKTCVTLFYLQKMSYQEIVDQTGYTLLQVKSHIQNGKRNLRISVEKKMKQH; encoded by the coding sequence GTGCATTTTGAGAAGTATTCCCATATCAACGATACAGAATTATTGGAACGTTTTTACACGGACGGGAATAATGAGTGGCTGGGAATTCTACTTGAACGATACACATTTCTTCTCTTGGGTGTATGTATGAAATACCTCAAGAATGAAGAAGAAGCAAAAGATGCAGTACAACAAATATTTCTGAAAGCCATCACTGAACTGGCGAAATATAAAGTAGCCTACATCAAAAGTTGGCTCTACATGGTAGCCAAGAATCACTGCCTGATGAAATTGCGCGATAAGCATGTTTTTGTATCTGCTGATGCGCATGAAGAACTCACATCCACTGAAACCGACAAGCAGAGCCTGCTAGATAAAGAGCATAGTCTCGGCTTATTAGAGCAAGCTTTACAGGAATTGAACGAAGAGCAGAAAACATGCGTAACTTTATTCTATCTCCAAAAAATGAGCTATCAGGAAATTGTGGACCAGACAGGATATACATTACTGCAAGTAAAAAGTCATATCCAAAACGGGAAAAGAAATCTTAGAATATCCGTTGAAAAGAAAATGAAACAACACTAA
- a CDS encoding helix-hairpin-helix domain-containing protein yields MTNEAIAANFSLLSKLMDIHGDNAFKAKSYASAAFSIDKLPVELSTLSQDKIFIQKGIGESTGKRIIEQLETGRLAILDEYLAKTPEGIIEMLNIKGIGPKKIATIWKELEIETLGELLYACNENRLTLYKGFGEKTQNNIRDAIEFYFNALGSYLYQQMEEFEPKATKKLLESFPGATFLSTGAYRKQHEIVDILEWVTTTSLEQLKSFFIQQQFTIVSENSSYLSVRAIENVTLGFYISTIDSCFQKQFETSCSEEFLSAWKVSYPFDASIAYTSEEAIFERAGIAYIPPYYREDPAVIEKAKEKKLPIIIQSDDIKGIIHSHSKWSDGSHSLEEMAKAAKEQGLEYLVISDHSKSAFYASGLEIERVLAQHEQIDELNQQLGSFRIYKSIESDILNDGSLDYPDEVLASFDLIIASIHSNLKMPQDKAMMRLITAIENPYTSILGHMTGRLLLSRNGYPVDHEKIIDACAANDVVIELNAHPRRLDIDWRWIGKALDKGVLISINPDAHAIDGFKDCKYGVLAAQKAGLTKDQNLSSFSKDQFEAFLVQQHAKRP; encoded by the coding sequence ATGACCAACGAAGCCATTGCCGCTAATTTTTCTCTATTATCAAAGCTCATGGACATCCATGGTGACAATGCTTTTAAAGCCAAATCCTACGCCAGCGCGGCTTTCAGCATAGATAAATTACCCGTAGAATTGTCTACCCTTTCTCAGGATAAAATTTTTATTCAGAAAGGGATCGGAGAAAGTACAGGGAAAAGGATCATTGAACAATTAGAAACAGGCAGACTTGCCATTCTCGATGAATACCTCGCAAAAACACCGGAAGGCATCATCGAAATGTTGAACATCAAAGGTATCGGCCCTAAGAAAATTGCTACGATTTGGAAAGAACTGGAAATAGAAACACTGGGAGAATTATTATACGCCTGTAACGAAAATCGTCTAACACTTTACAAAGGCTTTGGTGAAAAAACACAGAACAATATTCGAGACGCTATTGAATTTTATTTCAATGCACTCGGAAGTTATCTCTATCAGCAAATGGAAGAATTTGAACCAAAAGCCACCAAAAAGCTATTGGAAAGCTTCCCGGGAGCAACATTTTTATCCACAGGCGCCTATCGAAAACAGCATGAAATTGTGGATATCCTTGAATGGGTTACAACCACTTCTTTGGAACAATTGAAGTCATTTTTTATCCAACAACAATTTACCATCGTCTCAGAAAACAGTTCTTACTTATCTGTAAGAGCGATAGAAAATGTAACACTCGGCTTTTATATTTCTACTATCGATTCATGTTTTCAAAAACAATTTGAAACAAGTTGTAGCGAAGAATTTTTATCGGCTTGGAAAGTATCTTACCCTTTTGATGCTTCTATTGCATATACTTCCGAAGAAGCCATTTTTGAGCGTGCCGGTATCGCCTATATACCACCCTATTATCGTGAGGATCCAGCTGTGATTGAAAAAGCAAAAGAGAAAAAATTACCCATTATTATTCAATCAGATGATATCAAAGGCATCATTCATAGTCATAGTAAATGGAGTGATGGCAGCCATAGTCTGGAAGAAATGGCCAAAGCAGCAAAAGAACAAGGCCTGGAGTATCTGGTCATCAGCGACCATTCTAAATCTGCTTTTTATGCCAGTGGATTAGAAATCGAGCGAGTCTTGGCACAACATGAGCAAATCGATGAACTCAATCAGCAATTAGGCTCCTTTCGAATATACAAAAGCATTGAAAGCGATATCCTCAACGACGGTAGTCTCGATTATCCGGACGAAGTGCTGGCTTCATTTGATCTGATCATCGCTTCTATCCACTCTAACCTGAAAATGCCACAGGATAAAGCAATGATGCGACTGATCACAGCCATTGAAAATCCATATACCAGTATTCTCGGGCACATGACCGGCAGACTTTTACTGAGCAGAAACGGATATCCCGTTGATCATGAGAAGATCATTGATGCTTGTGCCGCCAATGATGTGGTCATTGAGCTGAACGCTCATCCACGAAGATTGGATATTGATTGGCGTTGGATCGGTAAAGCATTAGATAAAGGTGTCTTGATATCCATTAACCCCGATGCCCATGCTATCGATGGATTTAAAGACTGTAAATATGGTGTACTGGCTGCTCAAAAAGCCGGGCTGACCAAAGATCAAAATCTTAGCAGTTTTTCTAAAGATCAATTTGAAGCATTTTTAGTTCAGCAACACGCGAAGAGACCATAA
- the rseP gene encoding RIP metalloprotease RseP: MTLLAIDWSSVAVKAGQFILSFSILVVLHELGHFLPARWFKCRVEKFYLFFNPWFSLWKTKKGETEYGLGWVPFGGYVKIAGMIDESMDKEQMKLPPQPWEFRAKPAWQRLIIMIGGVVVNVILAIVIFIGITWKWGEEYLPVKNLKYGIHADSLAKSIGIQDGDRIVGINQKAIENFGTLESELMLNDAQNIQVERAGATIDVKIPEGFIKQLVKNRRTGGMIIPQYPAIVDSVSSKDAVFTKNELRKGDTLIGLNGTAFKFYHEYQQLVKGYEDSIVTISVLRGADTIDVRARVNDKGKLGFFAVSPLTLFGTVTKEFTLMEAIPVGFNRCWETLDRYITGIKQIFTGKVDASDSLGSVISIGNTFPGVWDWERFWTLTGIFSIVLAFMNILPIPALDGGHALFTLIEMITGRKPGDKFMEYAQMVGMILLLGLMAYALGLDFWRLFK, translated from the coding sequence ATGACTTTATTAGCAATTGATTGGAGTAGTGTGGCGGTCAAGGCCGGACAATTCATTTTATCCTTTTCTATACTTGTAGTTCTTCATGAACTCGGGCATTTCTTACCTGCCAGATGGTTTAAATGTCGCGTAGAGAAATTCTACCTGTTCTTTAATCCCTGGTTTAGTCTTTGGAAGACCAAAAAAGGAGAAACAGAATACGGTTTGGGCTGGGTACCTTTTGGCGGTTATGTGAAGATCGCGGGAATGATCGATGAAAGTATGGACAAGGAGCAGATGAAATTACCTCCACAACCATGGGAATTCCGTGCAAAACCGGCCTGGCAAAGACTCATCATCATGATCGGTGGAGTAGTAGTGAATGTGATATTAGCCATTGTCATTTTTATAGGCATCACTTGGAAATGGGGTGAAGAATATTTACCGGTTAAGAATCTGAAATATGGTATTCATGCGGATTCATTGGCAAAATCAATCGGTATTCAAGATGGAGACAGAATTGTGGGGATCAACCAAAAAGCAATTGAAAATTTTGGCACACTGGAATCAGAATTGATGCTCAATGATGCACAAAACATTCAGGTTGAAAGAGCCGGAGCTACAATCGATGTAAAGATTCCCGAAGGTTTTATCAAACAATTGGTAAAGAATAGAAGAACAGGAGGAATGATCATTCCGCAATATCCTGCGATCGTTGATTCTGTTTCATCCAAAGATGCAGTGTTCACCAAGAATGAATTACGCAAAGGTGATACATTGATCGGATTGAATGGAACTGCTTTTAAATTCTATCATGAATATCAACAGTTGGTGAAGGGGTATGAAGATTCTATCGTTACCATCTCAGTATTACGCGGCGCAGATACGATCGATGTCAGAGCTCGGGTAAATGATAAAGGAAAGCTTGGTTTTTTTGCAGTATCACCTTTGACATTATTTGGTACAGTTACTAAAGAATTTACTTTGATGGAAGCCATTCCTGTTGGTTTCAATCGTTGTTGGGAAACCTTGGATCGTTACATCACAGGTATCAAACAAATCTTTACCGGTAAAGTAGATGCGAGTGATTCTTTGGGAAGTGTGATCAGTATCGGAAATACATTCCCCGGTGTATGGGATTGGGAACGCTTCTGGACCCTGACAGGAATTTTCTCGATCGTTCTTGCATTTATGAATATCCTGCCCATACCTGCGTTGGATGGAGGGCATGCACTTTTCACGCTGATTGAAATGATCACTGGTCGTAAACCGGGTGATAAATTCATGGAGTATGCGCAGATGGTAGGTATGATCTTATTATTGGGATTGATGGCCTATGCATTGGGATTGGATTTCTGGCGATTATTCAAATAA
- a CDS encoding GH3 auxin-responsive promoter family protein, translated as MNLKSLLAKPFAQYIHKQIRRNSSNALSDQDAILKQLLKVGKGTVFGKDHLLEAVHSHEELRQAVPIRDYELLKPYINQVKEGKENVLWKGKPIYFAKTSGTTSGVKYIPITKDSIPNHINTARNALLCYMAETGNSAFAGGKMIFLSGSPELERVGGIPTGRLSGIVNHHIPSYLRTNQLPSYETNCIEDWETKLDKIVAETIHKDMSLISGIPPWMQMYFDRLIEKSGKKVGELFPNFSVMVQGGVNFEPYRAKLFESIGRKVDSIELFPASEGFFAFQDSQEAEGLLLNTNSGIFFEFIPAGEIFSENPTRLSLKDVKVGQNYALIINSNAGLWGYNIGDTVKFLSTEPYRLVVTGRIKHFISAFGEHVIGEEVEAALLKAATATGASIVEFTVAPMIAQGEGKSYHEWFIEFEKEPDDMGAFIEQTDNNLREKNVYYDDLIKGNILQRLQITKIRKNGFIDYMRSIGKLGGQNKVPRLSNDRILADGLSSFIHQ; from the coding sequence ATGAACCTGAAATCCTTATTGGCAAAACCTTTTGCCCAATACATTCATAAACAGATACGTAGAAATAGTAGTAATGCCCTTTCAGACCAGGATGCGATCCTCAAACAGCTCCTGAAAGTGGGGAAAGGGACTGTTTTTGGGAAAGACCATCTATTAGAGGCTGTTCATTCTCATGAAGAACTCCGGCAGGCTGTTCCAATACGGGATTATGAGTTGCTAAAACCATATATCAATCAGGTAAAAGAAGGGAAGGAAAATGTACTTTGGAAAGGGAAACCGATCTATTTTGCCAAAACCAGTGGTACCACCAGTGGGGTGAAATATATTCCTATTACCAAGGATTCAATACCCAATCATATCAATACTGCACGGAATGCGCTGCTATGTTATATGGCGGAGACCGGGAATAGTGCATTTGCCGGTGGTAAAATGATCTTTCTAAGCGGCTCTCCCGAACTGGAAAGAGTGGGTGGTATTCCAACAGGCCGCTTGAGCGGGATCGTGAACCATCATATACCTAGTTATCTCCGCACCAACCAATTGCCCAGTTATGAAACCAACTGTATCGAAGACTGGGAAACCAAATTGGATAAAATAGTTGCAGAAACCATTCACAAAGACATGAGTCTGATCAGTGGTATTCCACCTTGGATGCAGATGTATTTTGATCGTCTCATTGAAAAGAGTGGGAAAAAAGTAGGGGAGTTATTTCCCAACTTTAGCGTGATGGTACAGGGCGGTGTCAATTTCGAACCTTATCGTGCTAAACTTTTTGAGAGTATCGGAAGAAAGGTAGATTCGATAGAACTGTTTCCTGCCAGCGAAGGTTTTTTTGCTTTTCAGGATAGTCAGGAGGCAGAAGGACTTTTACTCAATACCAACAGCGGTATCTTTTTTGAATTTATTCCCGCAGGTGAGATCTTCTCAGAAAATCCAACCCGTTTGAGTTTGAAAGATGTGAAAGTAGGACAGAATTATGCTTTGATCATTAATAGCAATGCCGGTTTATGGGGATATAATATTGGGGATACCGTAAAGTTTCTCAGTACAGAACCTTATCGGTTAGTAGTAACGGGTAGGATCAAACATTTTATATCAGCATTTGGCGAACATGTGATCGGAGAAGAAGTTGAAGCCGCTTTACTGAAAGCAGCAACAGCAACAGGCGCAAGTATTGTAGAGTTCACTGTAGCACCTATGATCGCTCAGGGAGAAGGGAAAAGTTATCATGAATGGTTCATTGAATTTGAAAAAGAACCGGATGATATGGGCGCATTTATTGAACAGACGGATAATAATCTGCGGGAGAAAAATGTGTACTATGATGACCTGATCAAAGGCAACATATTACAACGATTACAGATCACCAAGATCAGAAAAAATGGGTTCATTGATTATATGCGATCTATTGGAAAATTGGGTGGACAAAATAAAGTACCCAGGTTGAGCAATGATAGAATCCTGGCAGATGGATTATCATCTTTTATCCATCAATAA
- the rplU gene encoding 50S ribosomal protein L21, translated as MLAVVKIAGQQFKVQEGQSLYVPHLQGKTGDKVEFTDVLFTDNAGTVAAGSNVKATVKAEIISDLVQGDKVIAFKMKRRKGFRKKHGHRTHYTRIKIESIA; from the coding sequence ATGTTAGCAGTTGTAAAAATCGCAGGTCAGCAATTTAAGGTACAGGAAGGACAAAGCCTGTATGTTCCTCACCTGCAGGGTAAAACCGGAGATAAAGTAGAGTTCACCGATGTGTTGTTTACAGACAATGCAGGTACCGTTGCGGCGGGTAGTAATGTAAAAGCTACCGTTAAAGCTGAGATCATCAGTGATCTGGTACAAGGTGATAAAGTGATCGCCTTCAAAATGAAAAGAAGGAAAGGCTTCCGCAAGAAGCATGGTCATAGAACCCACTATACCCGTATCAAAATCGAAAGCATCGCTTAG
- a CDS encoding 1-deoxy-D-xylulose-5-phosphate reductoisomerase translates to MNQKRIAIFGSTGSIGTQALDVIAANPDLFSAEILTAQTNDELLIKQALQFNPNLVVIGDERKCQTVKDALSGTDIKVFAGEKALVEAAAMDCYDMMLAAIVGYAGLKPTLMAISNGKAIGLANKETLVVAGDIVMRMALEKNVPIIPVDSEHSAIFQCLVGEGRNKIEKIVLTASGGPFLGKKPNFLVNVKRDHALQHPNWSMGAKISIDSATLMNKGLEMIEAKWLFNLRPDQIEVVVHPQSIIHSLVQFEDGSIKAQMGLPDMKLPIQYAMAFPQRIPNAFPRYDFKRPNTLTFEEPDTKTFRNLALATEALHKGGNMPCILNAANEIAVFAFLRNRIGFLDMTEVVEQTMRKTAFIENPTLEEYFESDGEARNFAATLIHL, encoded by the coding sequence ATGAATCAGAAAAGAATAGCCATATTTGGATCTACGGGATCTATTGGAACACAAGCGCTGGATGTAATTGCAGCGAATCCCGATTTATTTTCCGCAGAAATCCTCACTGCGCAAACCAATGATGAATTACTGATCAAACAGGCTTTACAATTCAATCCCAATTTGGTGGTGATCGGTGATGAAAGAAAGTGCCAGACTGTAAAAGATGCTTTATCCGGTACCGATATCAAGGTCTTTGCAGGTGAGAAAGCATTGGTGGAAGCCGCAGCAATGGATTGTTATGATATGATGCTGGCGGCTATTGTTGGATATGCAGGATTGAAGCCTACACTCATGGCCATCTCGAATGGTAAAGCGATCGGACTTGCCAATAAAGAAACATTGGTGGTGGCAGGAGATATTGTGATGCGTATGGCATTGGAAAAGAATGTGCCGATCATTCCTGTAGATAGTGAGCACTCAGCGATCTTTCAGTGTTTGGTTGGAGAAGGAAGAAATAAAATTGAAAAAATTGTTTTGACTGCCAGTGGCGGTCCCTTTTTAGGAAAAAAACCCAACTTTTTGGTCAATGTTAAAAGAGACCATGCTTTGCAGCACCCGAATTGGAGTATGGGCGCTAAGATCAGTATCGACTCTGCAACGCTGATGAATAAAGGGCTTGAAATGATCGAAGCAAAATGGCTTTTCAACCTTAGACCCGATCAGATAGAAGTGGTGGTACATCCGCAAAGTATTATCCATAGCTTGGTTCAATTTGAAGATGGAAGTATCAAAGCGCAGATGGGCTTACCGGATATGAAATTGCCGATTCAATATGCGATGGCATTTCCACAAAGGATACCCAATGCCTTCCCACGATATGATTTCAAAAGACCCAACACCCTTACTTTCGAAGAACCGGATACCAAGACCTTCCGTAATCTGGCATTGGCAACGGAAGCATTGCACAAGGGTGGGAATATGCCTTGTATCCTGAACGCGGCTAATGAGATCGCTGTTTTTGCATTTTTGCGTAATCGAATAGGCTTTTTGGATATGACGGAGGTTGTGGAACAAACCATGCGTAAAACTGCTTTTATTGAGAATCCAACGCTGGAAGAATACTTTGAGAGTGATGGCGAAGCCCGGAATTTCGCAGCCACTTTAATTCACCTGTAA
- a CDS encoding polymer-forming cytoskeletal protein — protein sequence MLPAVQVVSGGFYFGIIRTISPIRIEGDFKGIIFCNNKVIIDSKATVNGDILCHEIVIGGLVEGNVICKNKCLLKENAVVSGVVRTAQFENEMDSSVSGPVYVNKENKHIDIDEYYDLFNKKENLEKIKAEYFSLPQKLILIT from the coding sequence ATGCTTCCGGCCGTTCAGGTAGTTTCCGGAGGTTTCTATTTTGGTATTATACGTACCATATCACCCATTCGTATCGAAGGCGATTTTAAGGGGATTATCTTTTGCAATAACAAGGTCATCATCGATAGCAAAGCCACTGTTAATGGGGATATTCTTTGCCACGAAATCGTCATTGGAGGACTGGTAGAAGGGAATGTGATCTGCAAAAACAAATGTCTGCTAAAGGAAAATGCAGTTGTAAGCGGTGTTGTACGTACGGCTCAATTTGAAAATGAAATGGATAGTTCTGTATCCGGGCCGGTGTATGTCAATAAAGAAAACAAGCACATCGATATTGATGAGTATTATGATCTTTTCAATAAAAAAGAGAACCTTGAAAAAATCAAAGCAGAATATTTTTCATTACCTCAAAAGTTGATCCTGATCACCTGA
- the rpmA gene encoding 50S ribosomal protein L27 has translation MAHKKGEGSVKNGRDSQSKRLGVKIYGGQPAIAGNIIVRQRGTVYHPGKNVGVGSDYTLFALSDGIVEFKKGKNDKTTVSVSPVAETA, from the coding sequence ATGGCACACAAAAAAGGTGAAGGTAGTGTAAAGAACGGCCGCGATTCACAGAGCAAACGTCTCGGTGTAAAGATTTATGGTGGTCAGCCTGCTATCGCTGGTAATATCATTGTTCGTCAGAGAGGTACTGTTTACCATCCTGGTAAAAATGTTGGTGTTGGATCTGACTATACTTTGTTTGCATTATCAGACGGTATCGTTGAATTTAAAAAAGGAAAAAACGACAAGACAACTGTTTCAGTTAGTCCGGTTGCAGAGACTGCATAA
- a CDS encoding cupin domain-containing protein, whose amino-acid sequence MHPTVSTLVKRFDLKPHPEGGFYSESYRSAETIPHKGLPDRFTGDRYYSSAIYFLLEKGNFSAFHRIKSDECWHFYSGDPLWIHVLYPDGTCKTITLGNTEEAVFQFIVPAGCWFASETAPGGNFSLVGCTVAPAFDFADFELANAEELIHDFPNHKDLIQRLCRS is encoded by the coding sequence ATGCATCCGACAGTTAGCACACTTGTTAAACGTTTTGATCTGAAGCCGCATCCTGAAGGCGGTTTTTATAGTGAAAGTTATCGAAGTGCAGAAACCATACCTCACAAGGGATTGCCTGATCGTTTTACCGGCGACAGGTATTATTCATCTGCTATTTACTTTTTGTTGGAAAAAGGAAATTTCTCAGCCTTTCATCGAATCAAAAGTGATGAGTGCTGGCATTTTTATAGTGGGGATCCCTTATGGATACATGTACTTTATCCTGACGGCACTTGTAAGACCATTACCCTCGGCAATACCGAAGAAGCCGTATTCCAATTCATAGTACCTGCGGGCTGTTGGTTTGCATCTGAAACAGCCCCGGGTGGTAATTTTTCATTGGTCGGGTGTACAGTAGCTCCTGCATTTGATTTTGCTGATTTTGAATTGGCAAATGCGGAGGAACTCATTCATGATTTTCCAAATCACAAGGATTTGATTCAACGTCTGTGCAGATCATGA